Proteins encoded in a region of the Pirellulales bacterium genome:
- a CDS encoding DUF1080 domain-containing protein — translation MSRSGFCLFCALSLAPTLAACAAEGGLPTFTDAASAGPDFVTQGEYVGQVTAADGEQRKLGIQVIALGDGKFRAVAYPGGLPGEGWQKGDNKHSIEGKTDGSVTVFKGEKHEGRIEQGVLKVLDASGKEHGKLNKVERKSPTLGAKPPAGAVVLFDGTSADNFEGGKMTPEGWLQVGTRSKQSFGSCTLHIEFRTPFMPTAQGQARGNSGVYLQDCYEFQVLDSFGLEGKNNECGGLYAMIEPKVNMCLPPLSWQTYDFEFTAPKFDGDKKVANARATLRHNGVVIYDDLEIPRLTPGGRSKEAPTGPLMLQNHGNPVVYRNIWVVERK, via the coding sequence ATGTCTCGCTCCGGCTTTTGTTTGTTTTGCGCGCTTTCGTTGGCACCGACCCTGGCGGCCTGCGCCGCGGAAGGCGGCCTACCTACGTTCACCGATGCCGCTTCGGCCGGCCCTGATTTCGTCACGCAGGGCGAGTACGTCGGTCAGGTCACCGCCGCCGACGGCGAACAGCGAAAGCTGGGCATCCAGGTGATCGCGCTGGGCGACGGTAAATTCCGCGCCGTCGCCTATCCCGGCGGGCTGCCGGGCGAAGGCTGGCAAAAGGGCGACAACAAACATAGCATCGAAGGCAAGACCGACGGGAGCGTCACGGTATTCAAGGGCGAGAAGCATGAGGGACGCATCGAGCAGGGCGTGCTGAAGGTGCTCGACGCGTCGGGCAAAGAGCACGGCAAGTTGAACAAGGTCGAGCGCAAAAGCCCGACGCTGGGCGCCAAGCCGCCGGCAGGCGCCGTGGTGCTGTTCGACGGCACCAGTGCCGACAACTTCGAGGGCGGCAAGATGACGCCCGAAGGCTGGCTGCAGGTCGGCACCCGCAGCAAGCAGTCGTTCGGAAGTTGTACGCTGCACATCGAGTTTCGCACGCCGTTCATGCCCACGGCCCAGGGCCAGGCCCGCGGCAACAGCGGCGTCTATCTGCAAGACTGCTATGAGTTCCAGGTGCTCGATTCTTTCGGTCTGGAAGGAAAGAACAACGAGTGCGGCGGGCTGTATGCGATGATCGAGCCGAAAGTGAACATGTGCTTGCCGCCGCTTTCCTGGCAGACCTACGACTTCGAGTTTACGGCGCCCAAGTTCGACGGCGACAAGAAAGTCGCCAACGCGCGGGCCACGTTGCGGCACAACGGCGTGGTGATCTACGACGACCTGGAGATTCCGCGGCTGACGCCGGGCGGCCGATCGAAAGAGGCCCCCACCGGCCCGCTGATGTTGCAGAACCACGGCAACCCCGTGGTGTATCGCAACATCTGGGTCGTCGAGCGGAAATAG
- a CDS encoding GNAT family N-acetyltransferase, translating into MLKLSYLRSAEELRKAASQWDALWQRSEVSAPFARAEFAAQWLTHFRPDAAFYGLVVEQRKTFLAALPLVASHSSKWTACGGLPSNAWGLCGDLLLDDAADEAAVLDLLVEGLNEAPWPLLCLAPVAYEAPRWQALLAAARGRGLDAMVVPSQRVGQVQIDGRWDEYQARWSGNHRRHLRKAARRAKQSGKLSLEIHTQPAAQLATLLKHACELEDRSWKGGAGTSILRAPTIFDWYLRQAGSMADLGHLQLMFLKHDDRPIAFEYGCRAKGAYYSTKVGYDAAYAALSPGQLLRAMLLEGFFSSGDVRLVDFWGPLTDATAKWATRDYAVGKVLIAPRRFVSRLALAGYASARPCWRRVRAYLPLRAAKANPK; encoded by the coding sequence ATGCTCAAGCTCAGCTATCTCCGTTCGGCCGAGGAGTTGCGCAAGGCGGCGTCGCAATGGGACGCGCTTTGGCAACGCAGCGAGGTGAGCGCGCCCTTCGCGCGGGCCGAGTTCGCGGCCCAATGGCTGACGCACTTCAGGCCCGACGCCGCGTTTTACGGTCTGGTCGTTGAACAAAGGAAGACCTTTCTCGCGGCGTTGCCGTTGGTCGCCTCGCATTCGTCGAAATGGACCGCTTGCGGAGGCCTGCCCTCGAACGCCTGGGGATTGTGCGGCGACCTCTTGCTCGACGATGCGGCCGACGAAGCCGCTGTCTTGGATCTCCTGGTTGAGGGCTTGAACGAAGCTCCTTGGCCCCTGTTGTGCCTGGCCCCGGTGGCCTACGAAGCGCCGCGCTGGCAGGCGTTGCTCGCGGCGGCAAGGGGCCGCGGTCTCGACGCGATGGTCGTTCCGTCTCAGCGCGTTGGCCAGGTGCAAATCGACGGCCGCTGGGACGAATACCAGGCCCGCTGGTCAGGCAATCATCGCCGCCATCTTCGCAAAGCGGCCAGGCGGGCGAAACAGTCCGGCAAACTCTCGCTGGAGATACACACGCAACCCGCGGCGCAACTGGCCACGTTGCTAAAACATGCCTGCGAGCTCGAAGATCGGAGCTGGAAAGGCGGCGCGGGAACTTCGATCTTGCGCGCGCCGACTATCTTCGACTGGTATTTGCGCCAGGCCGGCAGCATGGCCGACCTGGGACATTTGCAACTTATGTTTCTGAAACACGACGATCGGCCGATCGCGTTCGAGTACGGATGCCGCGCCAAAGGCGCATACTACTCGACCAAAGTCGGCTATGATGCCGCCTATGCCGCGCTTTCGCCCGGCCAATTGTTGCGAGCGATGTTGTTGGAAGGATTTTTTAGCTCGGGCGACGTGCGGCTGGTCGACTTTTGGGGACCGTTGACCGACGCGACCGCCAAGTGGGCCACCCGCGACTACGCGGTAGGCAAGGTGCTGATTGCCCCTCGCCGCTTCGTGAGCCGTCTGGCGCTGGCCGGCTATGCCTCGGCGCGTCCCTGCTGGCGCCGGGTCCGCGCGTACCTGCCGTTGCGGGCTGCCAAAGCGAATCCAAAATGA
- a CDS encoding type II toxin-antitoxin system VapC family toxin, translated as MRLLLDTHAFLWYILDDPQLSAKADALISDANNEIEVSPASYWEIAIKIRLDKYSLPEPYQMFMEREIATNGFRILHIEPKHTALITTMPFHHRDPFDRLIVAQAQVEQIAIVSGDTALDAYGVTRLW; from the coding sequence GTGAGGCTTCTCCTCGATACCCACGCCTTCCTGTGGTACATCCTCGACGATCCACAATTGAGCGCGAAAGCCGATGCGCTTATTAGCGATGCGAACAACGAGATTGAAGTCAGTCCCGCTTCCTATTGGGAAATCGCGATCAAAATCCGGCTCGACAAATATTCTTTGCCGGAGCCATATCAGATGTTCATGGAGCGCGAGATTGCGACCAACGGCTTTCGTATTTTACATATTGAGCCGAAACACACGGCACTCATCACGACGATGCCGTTTCATCACCGCGATCCGTTCGACCGGCTGATCGTCGCTCAGGCACAGGTGGAGCAAATCGCGATTGTCAGCGGCGACACAGCCCTCGACGCTTACGGCGTCACGAGGCTTTGGTGA
- a CDS encoding RNA methyltransferase has protein sequence MHITSLHNPHVKDAVKLRQRRQREKQGRMLIDGARELMRAMAAGVELVELFVCGPLCQSPAAQQALKRIDETGVARLTVTPQVFEKLAFGERAEGVMGVATTPRRSLADLQLPGCPLVAVVEGLEKPGNLGAILRTADAAGVSAVIAAGQGTDLFNPNVVRASLGTVFSMPVAVASAEDAVRFLREHALRIYTARVDADMHYTEAGLDLPAALVLGSETAGLSDAWRGEDVVAIKLPMLGVADSLNVSATAAVLFYEALRQRWKKQ, from the coding sequence TTGCACATCACGAGCCTTCACAATCCGCACGTTAAAGACGCCGTCAAGCTTCGCCAGCGTCGGCAGCGCGAAAAGCAGGGCCGCATGCTCATCGACGGCGCGCGCGAGCTGATGCGGGCCATGGCCGCCGGCGTCGAGCTCGTCGAACTCTTTGTTTGCGGACCGCTCTGCCAATCGCCCGCCGCGCAGCAGGCCCTGAAGCGGATCGACGAAACGGGCGTCGCTCGTTTGACGGTCACTCCGCAGGTATTCGAAAAACTGGCCTTTGGCGAGCGTGCCGAAGGGGTGATGGGCGTGGCCACGACGCCGCGGCGCTCGCTGGCCGACTTGCAGTTGCCCGGCTGCCCGCTCGTCGCGGTGGTCGAGGGCCTAGAAAAACCCGGCAACCTGGGGGCGATTCTGCGCACGGCCGACGCCGCGGGAGTGTCGGCGGTGATCGCCGCCGGACAGGGCACCGACCTGTTCAACCCGAACGTGGTCCGTGCCAGCCTGGGTACGGTATTTTCGATGCCCGTCGCCGTGGCCAGCGCGGAAGACGCGGTGCGTTTTCTCCGCGAGCATGCATTGCGGATTTATACGGCCCGCGTCGATGCCGACATGCACTACACCGAGGCAGGGCTAGACCTGCCGGCAGCGTTGGTATTGGGAAGCGAAACGGCCGGCCTTTCCGACGCCTGGCGTGGCGAAGACGTGGTGGCCATCAAGTTGCCCATGCTGGGCGTGGCCGACAGCTTGAATGTGTCGGCCACCGCGGCCGTGTTGTTTTACGAGGCGCTGCGGCAGCGGTGGAAGAAGCAATGA